The Salvia miltiorrhiza cultivar Shanhuang (shh) chromosome 2, IMPLAD_Smil_shh, whole genome shotgun sequence DNA window AAAGCGATaatttaaagtaaataaaacaacaccaaggaattccctagaaccacatatctgttttattgatattatggccccggacctcgttaaaacccctgtggggaaaaagagtatccggtctacattGGCATTAGTCCTGCTaagtagcagttatacatagaactttttgagattGTTAATATTCCATGGTCTAggaagagctctgccgtctggatccgacaatATATAAGCTCTACCCCCTAGGACCTCTGTGATGATAAACGGGCCTTCCCAATTAGCTtcgaacttgcccactgccttcAATGCATCAGCTCGCTTGAGGACCAGATGTTCCTTTGATAATTTCCGCGCTCTGACCCGCTTGTCATACCCTGCTTTGATAATGCCTTTGTATTTTGCTGCTCTGACCCGGGCTtcatccctctgtgcttccaccaaaTCTAGCTCTGCTCGGCGAAGTTCAGCATTGTGCTCAGTATCGTAGGTTGTTATCCGATATGATTCCAATCTTGCCTCCGCTGGTATTACCGCATTAGATCCATACACCAGGGTAAATGGTGCTTCAACCGTggctgtctttgggctagtgcGGTAGGCCCAAAGTACAGTATCCAGCTCCTCCACCCATTTGCCTTTGCTCTGAgtcagcctcttcttgatcccttcGCATATTGTCCTGTTGGCCAACTCCACTTGGCCATTCGCTTGCGGATGAGCTACCGAGACGAATCTTTGAGTGATGTCCATCCGATCACAGAAATCCGTGACCCTCTGCCCAGTGAACTAGGTTCCGTTGTCAGAGACGATGATCCTGGGCACGCCAAATCTGCAGCATATATTCCGCCAAATGAAGCGCTCCACAGTCACCTCATCTATTTTCCCCACAGCTTCAGCCTCGACCCACTTAGAGAAGTAGTCCACCGCTACAAGCAGAAAACACTTGCCCCCTGGTGCCGTAGGTAGCTTCCCGACTATGTCGATACCCCACTTGTCGAATGGACATGCAGCGTACATAACGCCCATAGGCTCCCCTGGAACGTTGATTCTCCCAGCGTGTCTCTGGCAAGCCTCGCACTTGCGAACGAAATCTCTGGCGTCTTTGTTGATGTTAGGCCagtagaaccctgcccgaatgattttgCGTACAAGATCCCGGAATCCCGTGTGACCACCACAACAACCTGCATGAACTTCATTTAAcgcaaagttagcttcctctggagataaGCACTTTAGTAAAGGCTGAGTAAAGGATCGTTTGTAGAGTTGGTCATTAAGCAAGCAATAATTTTCGTATCGGGCCCTCTGATTAGATTCCTTGTTCAACCACTCCCCTGTCTTGAGAAAGTGTAAAATAGGAGCCCGCCAGTCGTCTCTGATCTCTACGGAGAAGACCTGTGAAGtccccatctctctggtatcacagagtaaaataatttcatcactCCAGGTTTGTTCCACTGCACTAGCCATTCGCGCCAGTAGGTCTGCTTTCGTATTATCCTCCCGGGAAATCTGCTCGATTTTGAATTCCATAAACTTGTCCTTCATCTCGCTGAGCTTGCGGTGGTACGCCCTCATGCGTTCTTCTTTGACACTATAACCCCCTGAATATTGTTGGGCCACtaactgggagtctgtcttgATGATGACACGTTCGGCCTTGAGTTCTGATAAAATGTGCGCCCCTCTGACCACAGCTTCATATtccgcttcattgttggacagtcggcaagtgaatttgattgcaaactGATATGTACCATACCCCGGTGATGTGATGTATACCCCAATTCCACAtccctcttttgtcactgatCCGTCTACAAAGGCAACCCAAAATTCCGGTACGGGACGGCGAGTTGTTTCTTGGATGAAATCTGCCAACGCTTGTGCTTTGATCGCTGTTCTTGGCTCGTACTCCACATCGTATTCCCCCAACTCCACAGCCCACTtcaccattcttcccgacaaatctgGGCACCCCAGCACTTGTTTAAAAGGCAAGGTAGTgcgcaccactacccgatgtgaCAAAAAATACAGCCTCAATTTTCTCGCCgtgaccatgaccgccagagcagccttctctaTCTCTGTGTAATTCAATTCAGGACCCTGGATGATTCGGCTGACGAAGTAAATGGGTTTCTGGtgacttccctcctctctgatAAGCACTGAGTTGATTGCATCTTCCCCCACTGCTATGTacagatacaacgtttctcccgggaccggcttggtcagagtcggaAGCCTTGCTAGATATACCTTGAGATCTTCAAATGCCGCTCGGCATTCCTCCGTCCATAGAAATTTAGTGCCCTtccttaagattttgaaaaacggcatgctgcgCTCTGTCGACCGTGATataaacctgctcagagcagtgatgcgcccatttagagtctgcacttccttgatccctctgggtggtgtcatttccCTGATGGCCTTGACCTTCTCTGCGTTAACCTCGATCCCTGCAGGGGTAACCTTGTAGTCCAAGAATTtgcctgttgtgaccccaaaagtaCATTTTGCTGGATTCAACATGAGCCGATGCTTTCTAACCACAGTGAAGATCTCCTCGAGATCAGAgacatggtcctctgcccttATACTCCGCacaagcatgtcatccacatacacCGAGATATTCTTGGAGAGTTGTTCCTTAAAGACTttttccatcatccgctgatacgtGGCTCCCGCATTTTTTAAGCCAAACGGCATACTCCTCCAGCCGTAAACCccgcaacagacggcaaaggccgttttggcaaTGTCTCCTCTGTTCATTTTAACCTGATGGTATCCCTGATACGCGTCCATCATAGATAGTAAAGCGCATCCCGAAGTGGCATCCACCAGCTGGtcgatcctcggcagaggatagtgatCTTTTGGGCAAGCGGCGTTCAGATCTCTGAAATCTACGCACATCCTccaagtatttgttttctttggtaccatcaccgcatttgaaatccactctgggtattgcacttccacaatgtgCCCTGCTTCCAACAACCCATAGACCTGCTCCCTTATTGCAGCGTCCTTCtcggccccaaaattccttgttcgTTGCTTTACTGGCTTAATTTTAGGATCCACATTAAGGCAGTGCTCTGCCAACCCTCTGTCAATTCCCTTTAAATCAGCGGTGCTGAATGCGAACACATCTGCATTTCTGCGCAAGCAAATAATGAGCTcgtctctgacttgatcactcatggaaGACCCAATTTTGGTCTgaaaaccctctttccctggaaacaGTTCGATCATGTTGCAAACATCACTAGTAGACACCAGCGTGGTTTTTTCTGTACTGTCCCTGTCTTTCAATACGTCTGCCAATTCCTGGCGCTCTTCTGCCGAGGCATTCACTTCGCCCACCTTCCCCTTCTTCCGTGTATCCAATCCCTCTGTcactctttcccttttctgccccgctgaATGTGTAAGCATTTGTACATGGCAAGCTTTCGATGCTGTTTGATCACCACAAACTTCCCCCACTCTCCCTCACTCGATGGagaatttcattttcaagtgaAACATAGAGATCACCGCCCTAAACGCCATCAATGCAGGCCGGCCAAGTATCACATTGTAGGAGGGCTTTGGCATGTCAACCACCAAGAACCGCACCATCCTAGTTTTGCTATTAGCAGCTGTAGTGCCGAGATTTAATGGTAACTCCACATAACCCAgaggcatgaccatttctcctCCGAACCCAAACAAAGGGGCATTCGTTGGCTCAATATGAACGTCGATTCCCATGTTTTGAAGGCACTCCtaatataagatattcaccgCGCTGCCCGAGTCTATGAAAACACGGTGAATGATATAGCCGGCAATATCCGCCATAATAACCAGTGCATCATCGTGCGGGTACATTAGTGTACGTAGATCCTCTGCCCCAAAGGTGATCATCGGCTCTTCTGTCGCGCTTGTAACCTCCATAACCTGCTTGTGGTAGTATCCTGACTTCACTGCTCTGACCACTTGTTtcttagccctatttgatgtgggcgtcCCATTATCTCCACAAATCATATGAACTTCCCTCCGATACGGGGGAGGAGGTGCTTGTCTTTCTGGCCCTTCCCTACGATTATCCCGATTGTCATTTCTCTGATCCCTATTATTCCGCTGTTCTTGTCGCTGATCCTGgttatttctctgatccctctgatctctgtGATCCCGTTGGTCCctatgatccctctgatcattccGCCTCTGGCCCTCGGTTCATCTGTCAATGAACCGGTCGAGATTTCCCTAGCGCACCAGTAGCTCTAACTGATGTTTAACATGACCGCAATATTTTGTGTAGTGTCCAAAAGAATTGTGATACTCACACAGCTTATTATTAGgcccctcctgtggcggcccatcccggtaggttcccggtgcccgaaagaaTGGTTGATCCTTTATCAAATGAAAGATTTCCTCCTGTAGTTTATTTAAAGGCGTGTATTCAGTAAACCGCGTGACTTCGTTCACGGTACGTTGCTGCCGGGGCGGCATTTCTCCTTGGGGTGGCAGTACCCTCGGAGGTAACCCTCTGAATGGTGCTCTGTCCTGGTGTCTCTGTCTCtctggtgcttcctcagctcttTTAGCTTTATGTTTATCGTTTTCCGCTTTTCTCGCCATCTTGGCGTCTTCCAACTGTAGATAgcctggcaaccttgccataatatCATCGAAATCCCTTGCAGGCCGGATCTGTAGCTCGTCGAAGAAGAGCCCCGGCTTGAGCCCTCTGACGTAGGCACAATTCTTAATTTGAgattccgcctctggcacctccagagcggctaAGTTAAATATGGCAGTGTATTCTCTCaatgtttcattttgatcttgtttgatatccatcagcgacagagctgacttccccaCCCTTCGCGAGCTTGCGAACTGACGTAAGAAGCGGGTCTGTAAATCCTCAAATGAGTGAATAGAATTGGGGGCGAGCGTTCCGAACCATAGCTGGGCTGGTCCAGTgagagtagtggagaagatgcggcacttgatgccctcagtatACATATGCAGTGTGACCAACCCTTCAAAACGATTGAGGTGGACCTctggatcggtagtgccatcgtaatctaGCGAGATGGGTTTATAGCTCCTGGGTAAAGTGTCTGTCAAAATATcatcagagaaaggactacggttgCTGATAGGATGAAACCTTGAAGTCTTGGCCCTCTTGTCCTCCTTGTACcttccctgctcccttctgtcccttggCACGTCACGGTCATGACGCTTGTGAGCCCGGTGCcctggcctgccagaggaaaACTCCAGCTCCCTTTCTTCTGCTCTTTCGGTGTACCGTGATTTCTCTGGGCGGtgggacttctctgctctgtacGACCGCTCTGATCTCTGTTCCCTATCgtccctccgggatttctccctcaacgATTCTTCCAGATTCTCGAGTTGGTGTTTCAGCTGCGACACTTGCTTTTTCAACCGTGCCTTCTCcttcggtctctcttcctcaaacacaagggagacggattgactatcagactcgtcaaccctctccttccTGACGACACTGTTGAGCCTAACACGGCTCCCATCTGGTCTAGCTAGCTCTCTGTCAGCAGCGTCCCCTTGCATTTCCCCAGGCAtcacagcctgtttgttgattgccaacATGTTTGCCTCCTGAGCAGTGGGAGGTGGGGCCACAGTGCCCTGCGGGTTAGCCGCTCCAACCGGGGTAGCTACAGTGGGGATGACAGACAGCATCGGAGTTCCCAATGCCTGACGCATATTAGCATAGCTGAGTAAAGCCATCATTTGCTCCGCCAGCCCGAAGTTAAGCGACCCCCCTCCAGACGTGGGGGCCAGACTTGGCAGATCAGAGCCCGGTGTTACCAGAGCAAACCTCTGGGTATTGACGTTCAACCCTATTGTCGGagtggctgagatagcctgaaaaCCCGGTGGCACAGTGAAAGTGGGGTTACCCTGAAGGCCATTGAACAATGAGGTAGGCACCTCGGTAGTGACAGTAGCAGAAtcgaactccttctccaagttgcggtgagcatcagaggatcccataGTACCTGcacataaacaaagtgagaaagAATCCATACGGCCAATGAATAGATCCTCCCTTACTGATTGAAAACCCAATATGAGAAATTCCAAGCACCGGCGCAGAggtcgttaaaaaattccctcaAGGTAACTCTatacactgggaaataaacccagggtaTAGATTAAAATAACAGAGCCCGAACAACAGAAATTTCCCCTGTAGACTCTTATCAAGATCCGGCAAAAGAAACAGAGTGTCCAGAGAACCAAAGTAAGATATCCAGAGATAGACATAAACAGAACAACCACCAAGAAGCTTGTTAGCACAAAACGTTAAGCATGATATATAGTAAAGAATTTGCAAGAAAACGAACATCATAACCTGAAATTACCACGGTCGTGTGCTATTTTAACCGCAAAAACCCAAGAACAACAGAGTTATCATGGCAATCAGCCGGATTAGTAATATAACGCGCTAAACAGGGCATAGAACGAGGATTAGTCGAAGAAAACATGGAGCACACCAATAATTATCACCCTCAGTCGAAACATAGCCGTAAATTAACAGTGCAAACCCAATCATCACAGAAACAGATCATTACCCCATAATCCACCGATAGAAAACGAAGATTAGCCACAAAAACGTGAGAAATATCGACAATTATTACCCTTAAATGAAAAACATCCACAAATCAACAACACAGGCTCAATCGCAGCAAAAATGGAATGTTGACCAACATTCTACCGAAGCGAAACCCCATAAATCGTCAACCAAAACCCAATTCAAGCAGAAACAGAGCGATACTCCACAATTCACCGGTATAAACATCAGATCTATAAATAAAATCCCGATTCTACAAAGAAACTTTGTATTCACCCATAATTGAACCGATCAATCGGTAAATAAACACATATCCCCCCAGTTCATGATTTACGACtttcgccacctttccccatgcaccaaaaacataattaaacacAGATCGTAAAGGATTAAAAGCACATCAACCTGAAAAACGTAATTAGCAGCTCGAAATCATCTGGGTGTCCAAATTATCGGCTCAAGCGGTACCGACACACGCAAacccgattggaatttcagatccGCATGCGCCGGCGTCCACAAACTCACATCCTAACTCagtagccttcccacagacggcgccagttggtgaatcaAAGACCAACACCAAATCTACAAAGcgataaatatagaatataccTAGTATGAATGATCGGAGAAGGCAAAGTAAACAATCGAAAAACTCAGAACGGGAGAAAAGTAGCTGTTGTATTCGAAAATAAGAGGTAGCGTAGTTACAATGCACGAGCTcaggttctatttatagattacataagAGGGCAAAATGGTAAAATCATCTGTGGTGCATGCGCTTGGCGTGATAGAGGGGCATGTCGGTAAATTTGCCTTCACGCGGGAAATCTCCCGCATCTCTGGCGATTCCGCTGATGAAGgtagttcctctggcgaaggctgcttctctggcgagggtgacttctctggcgatggtgacttctctggtgtatGAGATGCCTTTAGTGAGTAAGATCCCTCCGGCGAGGATGATTTCCTCTGACGAGTACGCTTCCTCTGCCATACTTATTTCTCTAGtggagtcgattcctctgatttgcatcatttccctactctgcacatatcactcctcatcacaCCTCCAAGTTTTCCTCCTCAACATCCACCAAGGATCCAAAAGAGTTCCCTAACAACTTCTGCGGTTCAGTAATCTTGGACCCAACCTGCTCCAATTCAGCCACTACCGGCTCCTTCCCAACCTGCTGCCTTCCACCGACCTGCTGCCAAAGCACCGGCTGTGGCTGGGATTTCTGGATAATTGGTTGCGGTTGCTTCGGCAGCACCGTATTCGTATCCTTCGCCTCCCCCGGTGCCACCGATCTGTTCTTACGACATCCATTGGGAGAGTGTCCCGTAATCTTGCAACGACCACAATAAAGGGGAAGATTTTCGAAAACAAATTCCACATGAAATGAGAACTCCTCCATATCAATAAGCATAGTATTAGGGAGAGGAAGAGACATATCTATTTTAACAAGAATACGGGCGAACTGTCCAAAATCCCTTCCTACCGATGCACCATCGATCTTCAAGGGGTGGCCCAATAAACGTCCAATGCCAGAGATAACTTGTGGATTCCAGTACTCGATTGGAAGATAATGAATTCTGACCCACACGTTAGCCAAAGGAGAGTTTTCCTTGAACGGATCAAAATTGCAAGTCCACTCCCGGAGCCGAAGATTCCCCTTCGAGAGTTCCCAGATCGCCTTCTCCTTCGCTATAGCTTTATTAGTCACCGTAGTAAATCGGAGTGTATAATAGCCCTTTCCCAACGGAATCAATTGCCAAGCAGAAACGATACCCCAAAGTTGTTGAAGTTCCGATTTCAATTCCATAGTTGAACGTGGCTTATCGCCTTTCCCCAGCAGAAGACGTCCTGTCAACGCGTTCTCAAAAGCTTTGACCTCCTCAAGATATAAAGCCTTTGGTATTTTCAGGGAGAATTGATCACCTTCCTTCGTTGGACGCAAATCGTGAAACACATGGGCTTCTAAATCCGGCCGCTTAACAGATCGCTTCACAGTGGCGTTCGCATAAGAAATCCTAGCGTTTCCAGCCACGCTAGGGCTTGCATTATTCGCCACGCCGTTGCCTGATGAAGGGGAAGACCGAGTTGGAGAGTTGGGCTTATTTATGGTTTGTGGCTTTTCAAAATTCGCAGAAACGGAGGGGAGGTTAAGGCCTCCCTTGTCGCTAAATCCGGCTGACAGAGAAGTGGCCATCGATCAGCGAGAGGCGGCGGGAGAAAAATGTGCTGCTAGGGCAACGTCTGCATCAGGGCTCCCGAAACTCAGCGCCGATTCGAATCGAATCTGAGACGCGCTGCACCGGAGGAGTAGCGCCTCGCCGGAGGAAGATGAGCCGCGCTGCACCGGAAAGGCGGAGGCGGTCGTCGTGTCTCTGGCAGAAACACGCCGGAGAGGAGCGTCGCCGACGCCGAAAGATTAGCGGCGGCTGACCTAAAATCTCCAATTCGTCTGCTCTCTAAAGATTCAATCTCCTTAATTCATGagcattcttttctttttttgttttttataatttgttttttgtatatttttttatttaaacacccAAAATCACTATAAAACACATTTTGATTTATAACTTAAAATACTTATAAATTAGTAATAAAATTAttcctaaaataaaattctttacaTAAATGTTTATGAGTTAAGAAAAGAGCTTCATCTTTTCTTTAAAGGCTTTAGTCGTTTCGGGCCCTTATTAAAATTTggcattttatttataattttaaaaaatttaatgcattaagaaattcaaaaaaaatatcaaagttATACAATACAGTTTTAAAGTATGCTAGCGATGACTAAATGTGAGTCGTTACTCATATACATCAGTGAATAAACTATACTTCAATTATAGCAATTGGACTAAAGGTGATTTAATTAGTAGACAATTGAACTTCAATTGCAACAATTGTATTAGAGGTTAACAAAAAAAATCCATTAAATCCTAAAGGAAccaaacttaattaaattaagttcAGATGTTTGGTGCgtttcatatttttttcttctcacTTTGGATCTCAGATAGATTTGATTTGGTGtgtgtatctatatatatatatatatgggggagGGCTATTCAAAAAACTCCCCTTAGACTTTAAAATAGGAACTAATCCTAACCATCTATATAAGATCTTGGACGGCTTAGATTTAATGATTAGGAGTGGTTACATTCTAATAAGTTATTCATATAGTTCATTTAAATTAATCGCATAAGGGTATATTTGGTTATTGATTTTTGATATCCCGCAGTTATTGCAAATCTCTTAGGAAAAAAAATCGACAATAATTACCTAGACAATGAGAAAATGCGTCAATGCATATGCGATAAAAATTCTTGAGAAAATCCTTTCAGATTCTTTATTTGGGATCCCATCCGATAATTAATGGCTTGACAATTATTCTCACCAATTATATTAACTAGTACggcctcccgtgcgatgcacgccGAACATAGCTTTACattaaaattaaacgatgtattaaataaataaaaaataaatattaaatatagcatgaatataagtaaatacaaattaatttttcttaaaagataaaataatctacatcaattactcactAAAGAACATTAATATGAAAGCACAAAATTTTCAACTATTAGAATTCTAAATTTCTATCACTAATTAACTATAGTTACAGTATATGTaagaattatataataataataataataataataataattattattattattattattatacgacacaatgcaaaatacatactaaataaaaattatagtttgtgttttaataaaataataaaaataatagtactATTAAATACATAAGTCAAAATcctgaaaatgagaaaataaaaatttaaagaaaaattagaaaataagaaTCCTTGTAAATTGTagtgtttttcttattttcagaATTCTTGGTGATATCTCTTTTTCCTCAGCAACATATTGATCGTCaccaaattataattataaatgggtcaaaaaaaaattctcaatttgtttaattttaagaAAGATTTGGCattcaattaaatattttttatacatatacataatttaattcttttctttagagaatatacataatttaattctatattcataaaaatataaatattttaattcttttggcCTTAAATCAGCCCAATTCTCTCTTCCTCTGATACGCCCTCCATAGTCCATACGCCTTTCTCTTTCTCCCCCTCTTGTACATCTCGCCTCCAtcgtctctctcttctctcaaatCACGCCAAAACTTAGATCCTTTATCCATGTGTCACTTCCTCCTTCAAATCGGAGGCTATTCATCGTCATTCTTGCCGTCCACCTTCTCCGATCGAACAACAGCAGCCAACTGAAGTTTAAAGAGTGACTTTTGTCATAGCTGGTTTTTCTCCATTTTTATTTGCAAATCTCGGCGCCTTTTTTCTACaattcactttttttttcttcattttcttcttctccattttctttTGCAATTTTCAGGTCGTACTTCACCGTTTTCTTCTTCTGTGAAGAAAAAAGGCCAAATAATGTAAATGAGAATAGATCTAAAGGAAAACTTATTGAAAaatctaatttaattttttttcaactctATGATGAAGGAAAAGCATGCTGTATATATGTACTAATTTCCTAGTAGATGTTTAAAACCTCAAATAATTGATCACcgtagaaaaacaaaaacaaaaagtaGATCAATGTTAGTTTAAATTTAGAAAATCAACAATTGTAAATACACACACAAAGAAAAATTATATATGACCTGTATTTTGTTCTTCTTGGATCTGGTTGAATGTCCGCAGTAAAATTTAGATCTGAAATTTTGTGTGGATAGCGTGTATCGGctgttccaaaaaaaaaaggaagataaAATAAGAATGCAGATgcagaaaaatatattaaataaatacgcAACAAAATATAATTTCACCTAAATAGATTGGTTTTCCGCAGTCCTGAATCACATAGAAAATCACAGTATTCTAAAGCTTTATGTAAAGATATAGAGAAATAGAAGCTGAATCAGAAAAGAAGATGAAGAGAAATCTGATTTTGGAGATGATATATCTATATACGTGCAGAGAGAAATATAATATTGTGAGATAACCGAGAGTGTGTGAAAGAGAGAGATAAAATTGTTGTGAGATAAccgtgtgtgagagagagggagagtatCGTGTGAGAGAGAGGATTAAAAAATAGTGGGTTACCACAATGAATTAGTATCTTTAAACTACCGTTAAATGTTAAAAAGATTCTGTTAAAAAATTAACGGTAAATTGGATGCCGTTAAACTGAttctttatatattatatagattattcGCACCAACTATGTTATAGGGTTTGGGTTACCTTTTGAGTTTCATTCGGCAGTGTTGGTGGCGCAAGATTttgagggaaaaaaaataaCTCGATTTAGTAGTAGTGCATTCGGTGTAATATCTTGCTTGTCGTCTGAATCGACTGATTTAGCAAAGCATTCGAAGGTTATGGCGAGAACATAGGAAGCAAGAATGgtgagttttttatttttaattggatTATCATTGGTACTTGATACAACAAACCCTAGacttttatttagttatttattgaTTTATGGTGGATCAAGAACTGTTTAATCGACAATATGCGGATGAATAATTGTGTATACAAGATGTTTTATTTTGCTAGGATTTTGACAAAAGTGAACCAAATGACTTAGgtttagaaagagaaaatagaCATTTAGAGAGAATAAGATACACGTAATTGTAATCCCACTAATTAAGGGAAAGATATTTATAAAAAGATTAACATGACTTTTCTACCCAATAATTCATTTATGCGAAAATTACATGCATAAATTGTGGAGAAGATCCATCTGTTGATCCATTGAGATCTAATGGCATATAATAGATCTTATTTTAAAGTCTAATcatggtttttattttagcctccccctatatatatatatatatatatatatatataggggcgcgctccagtgagaccccctatttttcgtgtaacatgagtacaatgaataagacatataatacaaatgaacaaaacgtatatctaatgaacaagatgtatatactgatcaaaaataaaatttaaaaaattcgtaatgaataagacatatatactgatgaacaggacCGTATAtgctgatgaacaatgcagtatatactgatgaataacaaaatttaaaatattctgctccttccaggattcgaaccctgcgaaaaaaaatcaccctccagatacaatatcagccataagattgataaaataaacgcaccagatcgtgccctagatctcactaaaattaggaggtctcattggagcgcccctatatatatatatatatatatatatatatatattattcaataaaccacccttattttaagaattacgaaccagcaaaaatgcatgaattttatgtataacacgcatgaataaactgtataaatgtatgaattgcgaaaaataagtttttgctacctttggaattcgaactcaggaccatgaatttatccaacaaggtgatgaatcaaccgtagatcttgatgatctaagggtttaaaatggttcctaatttatattttaagaagcgttcttattttagccttcccctatatatatatatatatatatatatatatatatatatatatatatatatatatatatatatatatatatatatatatatatatatagggttgggttccggtggatccctatgcttataatagatccgtagatccaaatctagaccacacatttatgacatgtggcgcatcaagatggtgacacgtggcaaggcatttcaaggcaaaatctggagaggggtaaaattggaatgtaattttcgaaatttaaaaaaaaaattatattttctcaaaataggtatattttatatgcataaagtttcatacgagaatgcatgaactttcatataaaaatgcataaagtttcatataaatatgcataagatttcacctcACCCTAACCCCAacccccacaccccagaaccccatcccaccccagaaccccacccccacccaccccctaccc harbors:
- the LOC131009684 gene encoding uncharacterized protein LOC131009684 translates to MLTHSAGQKRERVTEGLDTRKKGKVGEVNASAEERQELADVLKDRDSTEKTTLVSTSDVCNMIELFPGKEGFQTKIGSSMSDQVRDELIICLRRNADVFAFSTADLKGIDRGLAEHCLNVDPKIKPVKQRTRNFGAEKDAAIREQKTNTWRMCVDFRDLNAACPKDHYPLPRIDQLVDATSGCALLSMMDAYQGYHQVKMNRGDIAKTAFAVCCGVYGWRSMPFGLKNAGATYQRMMEKVFKEQLSKNISVYVDDMLVRSIRAEDHVSDLEEIFTVANSWTTRLPLQGSRLTQRRFISRSTERSMPFFKILRKGTKFLWTEECRAAFEDLKVYLARLPTLTKPVPGETLYLYIAVGEDAINSVLIREEGSHQKPIYFVSRIIQGPELNYTEIEKAALAVMVTARKLRLYFLSHRVVVRTTLPFKQVLGCPDLSGRMVKWAVELGEYDVEYEPRTAIKAQALADFIQETTRRPVPEFWVAFVDGSVTKEGCGIGVYITSPGYGTYQFAIKFTCRLSNNEAEYEAVVRGAHILSELKAERVIIKTDSQLVAQQYSGGYSVKEERMRAYHRKLSEMKDKFMEFKIEQISREDNTKADLLARMASAVEQTWSDEIILLCDTREMGTSQVFSVEIRDDWRAPILHFLKTGEWLNKESNQRARYENYCLLNDQLYKRSFTQPLLKCLSPEEANFALNEVHAGCCGGHTGFRDLVRKIIRAGFYWPNINKDARDFVRKCEACQRHAGRINVPGEPMGVMYAACPFDKWGIDIVGKLPTAPGGKCFLLVAVDYFSKWVEAEAVGKIDERVTDFCDRMDITQRFVSVAHPQANGQVELANRTICEGIKKRLTQSKGKWVEELDTVLWAYRTSPKTATVEAPFTLVYGSNAVIPAEARLESYRITTYDTEHNAELRRAELDLVEAQRDEARVRAAKYKGIIKAGYDKRVRARKLSKEHLVLKRADALKAVGKFEANWEGPFIITEVLGGRAYILSDPDGRALPRPWNINNLKKFYV